The window TTCAGCCATTGTTCCAAAAGAATAAACTCTTGATCCACCTTGTCTTTGCTGTCCTTCTTCCATGATTGTTCCTCCACCAACAGAGAAAACTAACCAAGAATTTAACTCATTTCCCTCTTTATCTAAAGCGATAAACTTCATTCCGTTAGTGTGATACGGATGAACATACTCTGGCATCCATACTATTTCTGTAGATTTAGGCTTTAACGTCTCTATTATTATATAATCTGTTAAATGCCCTTTTCCTGTTAATGCAAGCGATCCATATAATTCTACCTTAAAGCTTGCTGCATCCGGGTTTTCTGCCTTAAATCTTTTTGCTGCTCTCTCTGGCCCCATTGTATGAGAGCTTGATGGTCCATTTCCGACCTTAAATAATTCTCTTAGTGAATCCATTTTTCCTCCTGAACTTTTAATTAAAAATTTTACTGTCTAATCTCTCCATTATAGTTTTTAGCTATTAACTTTAAGATTTTATCAACAGTTATATTGATATCGTTTTCCTCAAGAGTTCCATCCTTCTTTCTTAAAACGATGCTTATAGCAACTGATTTTTTATCAGCTTCTATTTTTTCCCCTTGATAAACGTCAAATATAGCTACACTTTCAATTAGATTTGATGACTTTTTAATGTCATCTAACATTTTTCCTACAAGTACATCTCTATCTAAAACAACTGCTAAGTCTCTTGTTACTTCAGGATATTTTACAATTCTTTCATATTTAACTTTTTTAGCTCTATAGTTTAATAAAGTAGTTAAATCTAACTCAGCTACATATGCTCTTTCTCTTTTAATATCCATATTTTCAGCTAATTCTGGATGAATTTCTCCAAAAGTTCCAATTTTAACTTTTCCTATTTTTATATCAGCACTTCTTCCTGGATGGAAGTTATTATCCTCTGATCTTTCTAATTGATATCTCGTTACTCCTATATACTCTAAGAATTTTTCAACAAAACCTTTCAATGTATAAAAATCCATTGCTTCTGGTTTTGGATTCCATAAAGTTTTAAATGATTTCCCAGCAAGAGCTATTGATGCTCTCAGTGTTTCATTTGCTAACCCATCCTCTTTTGGAGTAAATACTCTTGACACTTCAAAGAATTTTAAACCATTTTGATTTCTATTTAAATTATCTCTTATATTCATTAATAAGCTATAAATTAATGTTGGTCTCATAACAGCCATATCATCACTTATAGGATTTGTTATCTCTAGAGTAGGTTCTGTTATTCCTAACATTTTTATAGCTTCTCTTGAAATAAAACTATAGTTTATAACCTCTTGTAATCCTAATTTTGCTAATACTTCTTTAGCTTCATCAACAACTAATGTCATTGAATCTTTAACTCCAGGCTTTATATTTTCTTCTGGCATTTTATTTTCTATATTGTCAAAACCATACATTCTTATAATCTCTTCATATAAATCTGCTGTTCTAGTTAAATCACCTCTATAAGATGGTGGCGTTGCTAGTATTGTAGTAGAGTTTAATGTTTTTATTTTAATTCCTAAATTTGTAAGAATTTTTCCAACCACATCTATCTCTATATTTTTTCCCATAAACTTTCTTAATTTTTCAATATTTAAAGGAATTTCTATTTTTTCATATTTTTCAATATACTTATCAATACATCCTTCTAAAATCTCTCCACCTGTTAGTTGAGATATTAAGTCAGCCGCTCTTTCTAAAACTTCAGCAGTATTTTCTATATCTAGTCCTCTTTCAAATCTATATGAAGAGTCACTTGATAATCCAATTTCTTTTGATGTTTTTCTAATGTTATCTGGAGTAAAGTATGCACACTCTAAGAAAATTTCTGTTGTTTCTTCTGTTACTTTACTAGATTCTCCACCCATTATACCAGCAATTCCTAAAGGTTTTTCTGCATCAGCTATAACAAGTTCTCCTCTATTTAATTCTCTTTCTACTCCATCTAATGTTACTATTTTTTCTCCATCTATGGCTTTTCTAACAATAATTTTTCTATCAGCAATCTTTGTTAAATCATAAGCATGTAATGGTTGATTACATTCAAATAGTATATAGTTAGTTGCATCCACAACATTGTTTATTGGTTTTAATCCCATAGAAATTAATCTATTCTTTAACCACTCTGGTGATTCTCCAACCTTTATATTTTTTATAACTTTTCCAGAGAATCTTTTACATCTCTCTTTATCTTCTATTCTTACATCTATATGTCCTGTATTTATGCTCTCAATAATTTTTTTAGATTCAAACTCTGGACATTTTATTTTTCTTCCATAATATGCTGCTATCTCTCTAGCTATACCGATATAAGATAAGCAGTCAGGTCTATTTGGAGTAATTTCTAGTTCAAATATTACATCATTTAACTTTTTATAAACTCTATACTCTACACCTAATGGAGCATCTTCAGGAAGTATTATAATTCCATCACCGTCAGTTCCAAGTCCAAGCTCTACTTCAGAACAAAGCATTCCTTGAGACTCTACTCCTCTTATTTTACTTTTCTTTATTTTAAAATCTCCAGGCAAAATTGCTCCAATTGTTGCAACTACAACTTTATCACCTAGTTTATGATTAGGAGCACCACAAACTATTTGAAGATCTTCATCTGCTCCAACATTAACTTTTAAAAGCGTTAATTTTTCAGATTCAGGATGTTTTCCATACTCTGTTATCTGACCTAT of the Cetobacterium sp. NK01 genome contains:
- the pheT gene encoding phenylalanine--tRNA ligase subunit beta — its product is MLISLDWLKQYVDIKEDIKELENTLTMIGQEVEAIDEQGKDLAKVVIGQITEYGKHPESEKLTLLKVNVGADEDLQIVCGAPNHKLGDKVVVATIGAILPGDFKIKKSKIRGVESQGMLCSEVELGLGTDGDGIIILPEDAPLGVEYRVYKKLNDVIFELEITPNRPDCLSYIGIAREIAAYYGRKIKCPEFESKKIIESINTGHIDVRIEDKERCKRFSGKVIKNIKVGESPEWLKNRLISMGLKPINNVVDATNYILFECNQPLHAYDLTKIADRKIIVRKAIDGEKIVTLDGVERELNRGELVIADAEKPLGIAGIMGGESSKVTEETTEIFLECAYFTPDNIRKTSKEIGLSSDSSYRFERGLDIENTAEVLERAADLISQLTGGEILEGCIDKYIEKYEKIEIPLNIEKLRKFMGKNIEIDVVGKILTNLGIKIKTLNSTTILATPPSYRGDLTRTADLYEEIIRMYGFDNIENKMPEENIKPGVKDSMTLVVDEAKEVLAKLGLQEVINYSFISREAIKMLGITEPTLEITNPISDDMAVMRPTLIYSLLMNIRDNLNRNQNGLKFFEVSRVFTPKEDGLANETLRASIALAGKSFKTLWNPKPEAMDFYTLKGFVEKFLEYIGVTRYQLERSEDNNFHPGRSADIKIGKVKIGTFGEIHPELAENMDIKRERAYVAELDLTTLLNYRAKKVKYERIVKYPEVTRDLAVVLDRDVLVGKMLDDIKKSSNLIESVAIFDVYQGEKIEADKKSVAISIVLRKKDGTLEENDINITVDKILKLIAKNYNGEIRQ